The proteins below come from a single Aegilops tauschii subsp. strangulata cultivar AL8/78 chromosome 6, Aet v6.0, whole genome shotgun sequence genomic window:
- the LOC109781559 gene encoding putative F-box/kelch-repeat protein At1g15680, whose translation MTTTSFLPRSAAAPPLDDDDLLSEILLRLPPQPSSLPRASLVCRRWRSLLSDPAFRRRFRIHHRRSPPLLGFIDANQGITFQPALDAPDRLPRGHFSLNLDDRYMTLGWRHGLALFFLPIPLQVVVWDPVAGVQHRLAVPPGFGFHPLENPINGTVLPAAGDIDHFQVVLVSSDGKQPRRALARVYSSETGVWGDSISCPVPLVSMVHIGEPAVLAGNCIYWLVSASNILEFDLERQTLAVTLLPAQVLTSRNRHVSVIRVEGGEMGLLVVSGFIAQLWKRETDSHGDVSWSIGRTIELDKLLPRNSEKEPPNMIGYAEENNVAFFWTVGGVFMVHLESLQLKKLPVTGIAYRYYPFEIVYTPGIGGGHEGVEVVRHLWWTRWRQYIRQLFS comes from the exons ATGACGACGACCAGCTTCCTCCCCCGCTCCGCGGCAGCGCCGCCGCTGGACGACGACGACCTGCTCTCCGAGATCCTCCTCCGCCTCCCCCCGCAGCCGTCCTCCCTCCCGCGCGCCTCCCTCGTCTGCAGGCGCTGGCGCAGCCTCCTCTCCGACCCCGCCTTCCGCCGCCGCTTCCGCATCCACCACCGCCGCAGCCCTCCGCTCCTCGGCTTCATCGACGCGAACCAGGGCATCACCTTCCAGCCAGCCCTGGACGCCCCCGACCGCCTCCCCCGCGGCCACTTCTCCCTCAACCTCGACGACCGCTACATGACCCTCGGATGGCGCCACGGCCTCGCGCTCTTCTTCCTCCCGATCCCGCTCCAGGTCGTCGTGTGGGACCCCGTCGCCGGCGTCCAGCACCGCCTGGCTGTACCCCCGGGGTTCGGGTTCCACCCGTTGGAGAACCCGATCAACGGGACGGTGCTCCCCGCCGCCGGAGACATCGACCACTTCCAGGTGGTCTTGGTAAGCAGCGACGGGAAGCAACCTAGAAGGGCGCTCGCCCGCGTTTACTCGTCGGAGACCGGCGTATGGGGTGATTCCATCTCGTGCCCGGTTCCATTGGTGTCTATGGTTCATATAGGCGAGCCCGCTGTACTGGCGGGGAATTGCATTTATTGGTTGGTTTCAGCATCGAATATCCTCGAGTTTGATTTGGAGAGGCAGACCCTAGCTGTGACATTGTTGCCAGCGCAGGTGCTCACCAGCCGCAATCGCCATGTCTCGGTTATTCGGGTGGAGGGTGGTGAGATGGGTCTCCTCGTCGTGTCAGGCTTCATCGCCCAATTATGGAAGAGGGAAACAGACTCGCATGGCGATGTTTCTTGGAGCATTGGAAGAACTATTGAACTGGACAAGTTACTTCCCCGAAATTCAGAGAAAGAGCCACCAAATATGATAGGTTATGCGGAGGAAAATAATGTGGCGTTCTTCTGGACAGTTGGTGGTGTCTTCATGGTCCACCTTGAGTCATTGCAGCTCAAGAAACTTCCTGTCACCGGCATCGCTTATCGTTACTATCCATTCGAAATTGTCTATACTCCAG GCATTGGTGGTGGACACGAGGGAGTGGAAGTTGTGAGGCATTTGTGGTGGACACGGTGGAGACAATACATAAGACAATTATTCAGTTAG
- the LOC109781560 gene encoding uncharacterized protein, with amino-acid sequence MAGSSDYRPFNLAARVVGKRRRLIPAKLKSAIPAIALLLSAVAIVGAITQYHRSITYFLRPLWDTPPKPFTVIPHYYAPNTSMAELCALHGWRARASPRRVFDAVLFNNELDILEIRYRELLPYVHKLVILEANATFTGIPKPLSFAENLERFAFARSKIVYDRLPIATPGSSPGRRREEPFDLEARHRRALNALLRRSAVAGGDVVIMADADEIPSPETVQLLRWCDGVPPVMHLQLENYVYSFEFPVDRGSWRATAHLFSERRTAYQHSRQSDLMLVDAGWHCSFCFREIAEFAFKMKAYSHADRVRRQSFLDPERIQRVVCAGGDLFDMLPEEYTFRDLFTKMGPIPRSASAMHLPSYLIKNAHRFRFLLPGGCLRSG; translated from the coding sequence ATGGCCGGAAGCTCGGATTATCGGCCTTTTAACCTGGCAGCAAGAGTCGTAGGAAAGAGGCGACGACTCATACCTGCCAAGTTGAAGTCGGCGATACCCGCCATTGCTCTGCTTCTGTCGGCGGTGGCCATTGTTGGTGCCATAACCCAGTACCACCGGAGCATCACCTACTTCCTGCGGCCGCTGTGGGACACGCCGCCCAAGCCCTTCACCGTCATCCCGCACTACTACGCCCCCAACACCTCCATGGCCGAGCTGTGCGCGCTCCACGGCTGGCGCGCCCGCGCCTCCCCTCGCCGCGTCTTCGACGCCGTCCTCTTCAACAACGAGCTGGACATCCTGGAGATCCGGTACCGCGAGCTGCTCCCCTACGTCCACAAGCTGGTCATCCTGGAGGCCAACGCCACCTTCACCGGCATCCCCAAGCCGCTCTCCTTCGCCGAGAACCTGGAGCGCTTCGCGTTCGCGAGGTCCAAGATCGTCTACGACAGGCTCCCCATCGCCACACCGGGGTCATCGCCAGGTCGCCGCCGGGAAGAGCCGTTCGACCTGGAGGCCAGGCACCGGCGCGCGCTGAACGCGCTGCTGCGGCGGTCGGCCGTCGCGGGCGGGGACGTGGTGATCATGGCGGACGCGGACGAGATCCCGAGCCCGGAGACGGTGCAGCTGCTGCGGTGGTGCGACGGGGTGCCGCCGGTGATGCACCTGCAGCTGGAGAACTACGTCTACTCCTTCGAGTTCCCCGTGGACCGCGGCAGCTGGAGGGCGACGGCGCACCTCTTCAGCGAGCGGCGCACGGCGTACCAGCACTCCCGGCAGAGCGACCTGATGCTGGTGGACGCCGGGTGGCACTGCAGCTTCTGCTTCAGGGAGATCGCCGAGTTTGCGTTCAAGATGAAGGCGTACAGCCACGCGGACCGGGTGAGGCGGCAGAGCTTCCTCGACCCGGAGAGGATCCAGCGGGTCGTATGTGCCGGCGGCGACCTGTTCGACATGCTCCCCGAGGAGTACACCTTCAGGGATCTCTTCACGAAGATGGGGCCAATACCCAGGTCGGCGTCGGCCATGCACCTGCCTTCCTATTTGATCAAGAACGCACACAGATTCAGGTTCTTGCTTCCTGGTGGATGCTTGAGATCAGGTTAA